A portion of the Cydia strobilella chromosome 5, ilCydStro3.1, whole genome shotgun sequence genome contains these proteins:
- the LOC134741712 gene encoding sorting nexin-25, which produces MWTWVVMSSVPLWLMSAWYFPILWSPLYLLLLTIFLVVLVFALTLWGHISLSSPHQPSIFLMDKVEKELRQLEETLKDDLTTWPHAVKKSHLPVIFGRTVDSQLQQLIDYVLRDFVTRWLKEFAYRPEPVVDKFKEHIWGAIKNLHERLLRVDAEKLLANDMVLKITQHFERIRIAQSCALELNQAPVFALAPHLMSCETELHYLRQTSELIIMFLMPRSYSLSPVSHFMREVLACKVFQPAIDLITEPDVINQKIIQYLEAQKEVNAMHVRTHEYAKTFEDYIRLISSCDNVDQLKRLRYDIVTQIMQATTLQNMKRAKGVDVDAEKAGQQNVSRQQIADAKKLERYITQLSIAKLECEEHLKSLGWDGAFPAVNESDNKCLPLHKVLESVTGRRYLSMFLETMCSQGLVGFWMGVEELRHSPRSSWHQLGAEIFYTYIRSPTAEIKVDKDTRKRMEAFLLGDKGPEVFYEVQDTVVDTIHQKYYSSFMLSEQYKALMIELANEEANKEIIAERSPIEDRQLSNESVSSAESVAGALHLTDHSTYARRKLDQLQERHNNKTQALAALRASLKPESRALAMLESEVERLAEQQLRLESHLARTDTWAEHLGTWRATVQTAEILDENKPPQFVIVVHMAEQETTSNEDERPEQISTGWVILRTLNDFQDLHRKLRPMCSELKNLELPSNSFKFLFGKNDRNSLDKAKNLIQKYLEFVLEDDRLNQSEPLYTFLNATSEYMRQGDNPKKNKFSFSTLFKSTSSEATNRSSTDREAFTHLSADEDEISLYLDGNGTDPASKNMANAMRGTGPLGEERDSIAEPLYALLSEVFDMRGVFRWLRKTLVTFVQITYGRTINRQIKETVMWVFSEQMLHYYISVVLKSWWPGGVLSEPGNRNMRDREHTRTIALEQLSETVVDALSSLVGAHAAARGAHKLFHTLQNTTHNKQLAYELFELVLMEVFPELKRYHT; this is translated from the exons ATGTGGACGTGGGTAGTGATGAGTTCAGTGCCCTTGTGGTTAATGTCGGCATGGTACTTTCCAATACTTTGGAGCCCTCTTTACCTTTTACTGTTGACTATTTTTCTGGTAGTTTTGGTGTTTGCACTGACGTTATGGGGGCACATCTCTCTGTCTTCGCCTCACCAGCCTTCGATTTTTCTGATGGATAAAGTAGAAAAAGAGTTGAGGCAATTGGAGGAAACTTTGAAG GATGACCTAACCACCTGGCCGCATGCTGTTAAAAAGAGTCACCTACCAGTCATCTTTGGCCGCACGGTTGACAGCCAGTTACAGCAACTGATTGACTATGTTCTTAGAGACTTTGTTACTCGCTGGCTGAAAGAGTTTGCCTATAGACCGGAGCCTGTGGTAGACAAATTCAAGGAACATATATGGGGAGCAATTAAAAATCTACATGAAAGATTGTTACGGGTAGATGCTGAAAAGCTATTGGCCAATGATATGGTCTTGAAAATTACTCAGCATTTTGAGCGTATTAGGATTGCCCAGAGCTGTGC GTTAGAGCTAAACCAGGCACCAGTATTCGCTCTAGCACCTCACTTGATGTCCTGTGAGACTGAGCTACACTACCTCCGCCAGACCAGTGAGCTGATTATCATGTTCCTCATGCCGCGAAGCTACTCTTTGTCTCCGGTATCTCACTTCATGAGAGAAGTGCTGGCTTGCAAAG TGTTCCAACCGGCCATAGATTTGATCACAGAGCCTGACGTCATAAACCAAAAGATCATCCAATACCTCGAAGCTCAAAAGGAAGTGAACGCCATGCATGTCCGGACCCACGAATACGCTAAAACATTTGAGGACTACATACGACTAATAAGCAGTTGTGATAACGTCGACCAGTTGAAGCGGTTACG ATACGACATAGTTACCCAAATAATGCAAGCAACCACCCTTCAAAACATGAAAAGAGCTAAAGGCGTAGATGTGGACGCAGAAAAAGCAGGGCAGCAGAACGTAAGCCGGCAGCAGATCGCAGACGCCAAGAAACTGGAGAGATACATCACGCAGCTCAGTATAGCTAAACTTGAGTGCGAGGAGCATCTCAAGAGCTTGGGCTGGGATGGGGCCTTCCCTGCGGTAAATGAGTCTGATAACAAG TGTCTACCCCTCCACAAAGTATTAGAAAGCGTGACCGGCCGCCGCTACCTGTCGATGTTCCTGGAGACGATGTGCTCGCAAGGCCTGGTCGGGTTCTGGATGGGCGTGGAGGAGCTGCGGCACAGCCCGCGCAGCAGCTGGCATCAGCTCGGCGCCGAGATCTTCTACACGTACATCCGGTCGCCCACGGCGGAGATCAAGGTCGACAAG GATACGAGAAAACGAATGGAGGCATTCCTACTCGGGGATAAAGGGCCGGAAGTATTTTACGAAGTGCAAGACACCGTAGTCGACACAATACATCAGAAGTACTACTCGTCGTTTATGCTGAGTGAGCAGTACAAAGCACTTATGATCGAGCTGGCGAACGAGGAGGCTAATAAAG AAATAATCGCGGAAAGGTCTCCAATAGAAGACCGGCAGCTGTCCAACGAGTCCGTGTCGTCCGCGGAGAGCGTCGCGGGCGCGCTGCACCTCACCGACCACTCCACGTACGCGAGGCGGAAGCTCGACCAGCTGCAGGAGAGGCATAACAATAAAACACAG GCATTAGCGGCTCTCCGCGCATCATTGAAGCCGGAGTCGCGCGCGCTGGCCATGCTGGAGAGCGAGGTGGAGCGGCTCGCGGAGCAGCAGCTGCGGCTGGAGTCGCACCTGGCGCGCACCGACACCTGGGCCGAGCATCTGGGCACGTGGCGGGCCACTGTGCAGACTGCTGAG ATCTTGGACGAAAACAAGCCCCCGCAGTTCGTGATAGTAGTACACATGGCCGAACAGGAAACTACATCAAACGAAGACGAGAGGCCTGAGCAAATCTCTACGGGCTGGGTTATATTGAGAACCCTCAACGATTTCCAG gatctACATCGAAAATTAAGGCCTATGTGTTCTGAATTAAAAAACTTGGAACTACCTTCGAATTCTTTTAAGTTTCTGTTTGGTAAAAATGATAGAAATTCCTTAGATAAAGCAAAGAACCTCATTCAAAAGTATTTAGAA TTTGTTTTAGAAGACGACAGACTGAACCAAAGTGAACCTTTATATACATTCCTCAACGCAACCAGCGAATATATGAGACAGGGAGACAATCCAAAGAAAAACAAATTCTCATTTTCTACATTATTTAAAAG TACAAGCAGCGAAGCAACGAATAGATCATCGACAGATCGCGAGGCGTTCACGCATTTGTCGGCAGATGAAGATGAAATATCGCTTTATCTGGACGGAAATGGCACGGACCCCGCGAGTAAGAACATGGCTAATGCTATGCGAG GTACCGGTCCATTGGGCGAAGAACGCGACAGTATAGCGGAGCCTTTGTACGCGCTACTGAGCGAAGTGTTTGACATGCGAGGTGTATTCCGATGGCTCAGAAAAACTCTAGTCACTTTCGTACAAATCACTTATGGGAGAACTATTAATAG GCAAATAAAGGAGACGGTAATGTGGGTGTTTTCCGAGCAAATGCTGCATTACTACATCAGCGTAGTGCTGAAGTCGTGGTGGCCGGGCGGCGTGCTCAGCGAGCCAGGCAACAGGAATATGCGCGACCGAG AGCACACACGCACGATAGCGCTGGAACAGCTGAGCGAGACGGTGGTGGACGCGCTGTCGTCGCTGGTGGGCGCGCACGCGGCCGCGCGCGGCGCGCACAAGCTGTTCCACACGCTGCAGAACACTACGCACAACAAGCAGCTCGCCTAC GAACTCTTCGAACTGGTCCTCATGGAGGTGTTTCCAGAGCTAAAACGATACCATACCTAA
- the LOC134741700 gene encoding vesicle-associated membrane protein 7-like isoform X1 yields the protein MPILFSAVALEKVVLSRFACCEGNFLEIANEVLSKVSLQNGKCTYFHGPYLFNYIAENGHLYFCITDKTCQRSKAFLFLNQIKRRYKSEGQAGMQMLADEMYRYSEDHSTIVIRKGELDELNTIGVRSSEEILGEKLLLVEDIKNLNYGTITNLDKTPEQAKISSSIEVASEKPTFITNLETNTITEPRICITGSEIIDSYDKIKLNIRIIIAVILLGLAVYICDCKPIGHILVLVLFVIFVMFR from the exons ATGCCTATCTTATTCAGTGCTGTGGCTCTGGAAAAAGTTGTTTTATCAAGATTTGCGTGTTGTGAGGGAAATTTCTTAGAAATTGCGAATGAGGTGTTATCAAAGGTTTCGCTACAAAACGgaaaatgtacatattttcaTGGACCTTACTTGTTTAACTACATTGCTGAAAATGGACATTTATATTTCTGCATCACAGACAAA ACATGTCAACGTTCAAAGGCGTTTCTCTTCCTGAACCAAATCAAAAGGCGATATAAGTCTGAGGGCCAAGCCGGCATGCAAATGCTGGCAGACGAGATGTACCGCTACAGCGAGGACCATAGCACCATTGTCATCCGCAAAGGGGAACTCGATGAATTAAATACCATTGGTGTTCGGAGCAGTG AAGAAATACTAGGAGAAAAGTTGCTGTTAGTAGAAGACATCAAAAACTTAAACTACGGC ACAATTACAAACTTGGATAAAACCCCAGAGCAAGCAAAGATCTCTAGCAGCATCGAAGTCGCAAGCGAAAAACCAACATTTATTACCAACCTTGAAACCAACACTATTACTGAACCTAGAATCTGTATCACTGGCAGCGAAATAATAGACTCATATGATAAAATTAAGCTCAACATACGGATAATAATAGCAGTAATTCTATTAGGCCTAGCGGTTTACATTTGCGACTGTAAGCCCATCGGGCATATTCTCGTTTTAGTACTATTTGTGATATTTGTTATGTTTAGATAG
- the LOC134741700 gene encoding vesicle-associated membrane protein 7-like isoform X2, translating into MPILFSAVALEKVVLSRFACCEGNFLEIANEVLSKVSLQNGKCTYFHGPYLFNYIAENGHLYFCITDKTCQRSKAFLFLNQIKRRYKSEGQAGMQMLADEMYRYSEDHSTIVIRKGELDELNTIGVRSSEILGEKLLLVEDIKNLNYGTITNLDKTPEQAKISSSIEVASEKPTFITNLETNTITEPRICITGSEIIDSYDKIKLNIRIIIAVILLGLAVYICDCKPIGHILVLVLFVIFVMFR; encoded by the exons ATGCCTATCTTATTCAGTGCTGTGGCTCTGGAAAAAGTTGTTTTATCAAGATTTGCGTGTTGTGAGGGAAATTTCTTAGAAATTGCGAATGAGGTGTTATCAAAGGTTTCGCTACAAAACGgaaaatgtacatattttcaTGGACCTTACTTGTTTAACTACATTGCTGAAAATGGACATTTATATTTCTGCATCACAGACAAA ACATGTCAACGTTCAAAGGCGTTTCTCTTCCTGAACCAAATCAAAAGGCGATATAAGTCTGAGGGCCAAGCCGGCATGCAAATGCTGGCAGACGAGATGTACCGCTACAGCGAGGACCATAGCACCATTGTCATCCGCAAAGGGGAACTCGATGAATTAAATACCATTGGTGTTCGGAGCAGTG AAATACTAGGAGAAAAGTTGCTGTTAGTAGAAGACATCAAAAACTTAAACTACGGC ACAATTACAAACTTGGATAAAACCCCAGAGCAAGCAAAGATCTCTAGCAGCATCGAAGTCGCAAGCGAAAAACCAACATTTATTACCAACCTTGAAACCAACACTATTACTGAACCTAGAATCTGTATCACTGGCAGCGAAATAATAGACTCATATGATAAAATTAAGCTCAACATACGGATAATAATAGCAGTAATTCTATTAGGCCTAGCGGTTTACATTTGCGACTGTAAGCCCATCGGGCATATTCTCGTTTTAGTACTATTTGTGATATTTGTTATGTTTAGATAG